The proteins below come from a single Necator americanus strain Aroian chromosome V, whole genome shotgun sequence genomic window:
- a CDS encoding hypothetical protein (NECATOR_CHRV.G17532.T1), which produces MPMVRVATNLPDKDVPANFELRLTEILAESMNKPKSRIAVEILAGQRITHGAVRNPVAVIKVESIGSLSAEDNIRHTEKITQLCQEELKLPKDKVIITYFDLNPIHVGFNGTTVAAATV; this is translated from the exons atgCCGATGGTACGAGTAGCAACAAACCTACCGGACAAGGATGTGCCGGCAAATTTCGAG ctGCGTCTCACAGAGATTTTGGCCGAATCTATGAATAAACCAAAAAGTAGGATTGCTGTAGAAATTCTTGCTGGCCAAAGGATCACTCATGGAGCAGTTCGAAATCCCGTTGCGGTTATTAAA gtggAATCGATTGGCTCCTTGTCTGCAGAAGATAACATTCGCCACACAGAAAAAATCACGCAACTATGTCAGGAGGAGCTGAAATTGCCAAAGGATAAG GTGATCATCACATATTTCGATCTGAATCCAATTCACGTCGGATTCAACGGAACTACTGTTGCTGCCGCCACAGTTTAA